Proteins encoded in a region of the Streptococcus sanguinis genome:
- a CDS encoding DNA helicase: MAKRSFVQEAAQLLGSLMEDFQKKVIRSRDEICFYECLEEVLRSLEKTKALDNRLLIALESFHKSASFLIGLSSLKLEQTTYQKWRAYDAFHMEKVQPQLEIYGPILPL, from the coding sequence ATGGCAAAAAGAAGTTTCGTTCAGGAAGCCGCTCAGCTTCTAGGTTCTTTGATGGAAGATTTTCAAAAGAAGGTAATTCGGTCAAGAGATGAAATCTGCTTTTACGAGTGCTTAGAAGAAGTTTTGAGGAGTTTGGAGAAAACCAAAGCCCTGGATAATCGTCTATTAATTGCTCTTGAAAGCTTCCATAAAAGCGCTAGTTTTTTAATTGGTCTTAGTAGCCTCAAACTGGAGCAGACTACGTATCAAAAGTGGCGTGCCTACGATGCCTTTCATATGGAAAAAGTTCAGCCCCAATTAGAAATCTACGGGCCAATCCTTCCCTTGTGA
- a CDS encoding GNAT family N-acetyltransferase, translating into MRINQLGQPIGDALPDFQPGDLPNLERIEGQYVIIERLSKGKHGADLYEVYGPDSPADMWTYLFQNPAQSQEEWSKLLEQMLAAQDRFHYAIVDKESGKALGTFALMRIDRNNRVIEVGAVTYSPKLKRTRLATEGQYLLARYVFEELEYRRYEWKCDALNQPSRRAAERLGFTYEGRFRQALVYKGRNRDTDWLSMIDKDWPAVKSRLEKWLSPDNFDEKGQQIKALSDF; encoded by the coding sequence ATGCGAATCAATCAACTAGGTCAGCCCATTGGGGATGCTCTGCCGGATTTTCAGCCGGGGGACTTGCCTAACCTGGAGCGAATCGAAGGGCAGTATGTTATTATCGAGCGTTTGTCCAAGGGCAAGCATGGGGCGGATTTGTATGAAGTGTATGGCCCAGATTCTCCTGCGGATATGTGGACCTATCTCTTTCAAAATCCTGCCCAAAGTCAGGAAGAGTGGTCCAAGTTGCTAGAACAGATGTTGGCGGCGCAGGATCGTTTCCACTATGCGATTGTGGACAAGGAGAGCGGTAAGGCTCTAGGAACTTTTGCCTTGATGAGGATTGACCGAAATAACCGTGTCATCGAAGTGGGAGCTGTGACCTATTCGCCCAAGCTGAAACGCACCAGACTGGCTACTGAAGGCCAATACTTACTGGCACGCTATGTCTTTGAAGAGCTGGAGTATCGCCGCTATGAATGGAAATGCGATGCCCTCAATCAGCCATCAAGGCGGGCAGCAGAGCGGCTTGGTTTTACCTACGAAGGCAGGTTTCGTCAGGCTCTTGTCTATAAAGGGCGCAACCGAGACACTGACTGGCTGTCTATGATTGACAAGGATTGGCCGGCCGTCAAAAGTCGTCTAGAAAAATGGCTGAGCCCAGACAATTTCGACGAAAAGGGCCAGCAAATAAAAGCCTTATCTGATTTTTAA
- a CDS encoding V-type ATP synthase subunit K, with protein MEHLASYFGTYGGAFFAGLGVALAVFLSGMGSALGVGSTGQAAAALLKEQPEKFAQALILQLLPGTQGLYGFVIGITIFFNIKPELALQSGVAYFLAALPVAIVGYFSAKHQGRVATAGIQILAKRPEEVMKGVILAAMVETYAILAFVVSFIMVLNVK; from the coding sequence ATGGAACATTTAGCATCATATTTTGGAACTTACGGCGGCGCCTTCTTTGCGGGTCTGGGAGTAGCTTTGGCGGTCTTTCTTAGCGGAATGGGCTCAGCTCTAGGTGTTGGAAGCACCGGTCAGGCAGCGGCAGCCCTCTTGAAAGAGCAGCCGGAAAAATTCGCTCAAGCTTTGATTTTACAGCTTTTGCCGGGTACCCAAGGTCTCTATGGCTTTGTTATTGGGATTACCATCTTCTTTAATATCAAGCCAGAATTGGCTCTGCAATCAGGCGTGGCTTATTTCCTAGCCGCTTTGCCAGTTGCCATCGTAGGATACTTTTCAGCCAAGCATCAAGGACGAGTGGCGACAGCTGGTATTCAGATTTTGGCCAAGCGTCCGGAAGAGGTCATGAAAGGGGTTATCCTAGCGGCCATGGTTGAAACCTACGCCATCTTGGCCTTCGTTGTATCCTTCATCATGGTTCTGAATGTGAAGTAA
- a CDS encoding V-type ATPase subunit, producing MSEKNFSQVNTAISVQEASFLTSQQYDQLLQTDDPASRSALLQGTVYAMDAEAIKDLNAIEQVLMKHLYSVYNWALEISPSKELVEIFTLRYTYHNLKVFLKGRATGQSLEHLLMPVGTYSLEVLEHLVMAFSAEYCPDFMLDEVLATWQEYQDYQDVRVLEIGMDMAYFQHLKRLTQELEDESLRQLVNLTIDFYNAITVKRAVGLGKPRSFMRQLLSDEGSLSAANWIAMAEQGDFLTWFSQINPCGYDLELRSYEEKMLNQTLTTVELEYLADFLQAKLLAAGQFETDGPLPLARYLLGKELEVKNLRLILTGMANQLPVELIRERMRPIYGQD from the coding sequence ATGAGTGAAAAAAACTTCTCTCAAGTCAATACAGCCATTAGTGTGCAAGAGGCTTCCTTTTTGACATCCCAGCAATATGATCAGTTGCTGCAGACTGACGATCCTGCTAGCCGTTCGGCTCTTCTGCAGGGAACGGTCTATGCCATGGATGCTGAAGCGATTAAGGATCTCAATGCCATTGAGCAAGTACTGATGAAGCATTTGTATTCCGTTTATAATTGGGCGCTTGAGATTAGTCCAAGTAAGGAGCTGGTGGAGATTTTCACGCTCCGCTATACCTACCACAATCTCAAAGTTTTTCTCAAGGGTCGGGCGACGGGTCAGTCCTTGGAGCATTTGCTGATGCCAGTGGGAACCTATTCGCTGGAGGTTTTGGAGCACTTGGTCATGGCCTTTTCGGCTGAGTATTGTCCAGATTTCATGCTGGACGAGGTGCTTGCGACCTGGCAGGAATATCAGGATTATCAGGATGTGCGCGTGCTGGAGATTGGCATGGACATGGCTTATTTCCAGCATCTTAAGCGTCTGACACAGGAGTTGGAAGATGAGAGCCTGCGGCAGCTGGTGAATCTGACTATTGATTTTTACAATGCCATCACCGTCAAGCGGGCTGTTGGCTTGGGAAAACCGCGCAGCTTTATGAGGCAACTCTTGTCTGATGAAGGAAGTCTTTCTGCTGCCAACTGGATTGCCATGGCAGAGCAGGGGGATTTCTTGACTTGGTTTAGCCAGATCAATCCCTGTGGTTACGATCTGGAACTGCGCTCCTATGAGGAAAAAATGCTGAACCAGACCTTGACGACAGTGGAGCTAGAATATCTAGCGGACTTCTTGCAGGCTAAGTTGCTTGCGGCTGGTCAGTTTGAGACAGATGGCCCGCTCCCTCTGGCTCGCTATCTGCTGGGTAAGGAGCTGGAAGTCAAGAATCTGCGGTTGATTTTGACCGGGATGGCCAATCAGCTGCCCGTAGAGCTTATCAGAGAAAGGATGCGACCGATTTATGGACAAGACTAG
- a CDS encoding MurR/RpiR family transcriptional regulator, translating to MSQQNILAIIESHLDKMTDLEQRIGHYFLDPNSIQEDLSSLQVAQTLHISQAALTRFAKKCGFKGYREFSFQYLQDLPKAQTEADNMQSSLSRHVLYNYNQIHQQTKELIDEEKLERVAKIIEEADRVYFFGTGSSGLVARDMKLRFMRLGVVCEALTDQDGFAWTTSILDKNCLVIGFSLSGQTQSIIDSLIDAKNMGAKTILVTGQPEKIQEDFTEVVPVALQSKPEFILRISAQFPMLLMIDLIYAFFLEINREKKERIFNSYWENQKLNGYYRRNTHKR from the coding sequence ATGAGTCAGCAGAATATCTTGGCCATCATTGAGAGCCATCTTGACAAGATGACCGACTTAGAACAGAGGATTGGTCACTATTTTTTGGATCCAAATAGTATTCAAGAGGATTTATCCTCTTTGCAAGTCGCTCAAACCTTGCACATTTCTCAAGCAGCCTTGACCCGTTTCGCCAAAAAATGTGGCTTTAAAGGTTATCGAGAATTTAGCTTTCAATATCTACAGGATCTACCAAAGGCACAAACCGAGGCGGATAATATGCAAAGCAGCTTATCTCGTCATGTCTTGTACAACTACAATCAAATCCACCAGCAAACAAAAGAACTGATAGATGAGGAAAAGCTGGAGCGAGTGGCTAAAATCATAGAAGAGGCGGACCGAGTTTATTTCTTTGGAACAGGGAGCTCAGGCTTAGTAGCACGTGATATGAAGCTGCGCTTCATGAGACTGGGAGTCGTTTGTGAAGCCCTAACCGACCAAGATGGCTTCGCTTGGACAACTAGTATTCTGGACAAGAACTGCCTCGTTATTGGATTTTCTCTATCCGGACAGACTCAGTCCATCATTGACAGCTTGATTGACGCTAAAAATATGGGAGCAAAAACCATCTTGGTGACAGGACAACCTGAAAAGATTCAAGAAGACTTCACTGAAGTCGTTCCTGTTGCCCTTCAAAGCAAGCCTGAGTTTATCCTGCGAATTTCAGCACAATTCCCCATGCTTCTCATGATCGATCTTATCTATGCCTTTTTCCTTGAAATTAACCGTGAAAAGAAAGAAAGAATCTTTAACAGCTATTGGGAGAATCAGAAACTAAATGGCTACTACCGTCGCAATACCCACAAAAGATAA
- a CDS encoding carbohydrate ABC transporter permease, giving the protein MQTKKMNVFKVVSGFVLAILTILFVFPFYWILTGAFKSQPATIVIPPEWWPKMPTVENFQQLMVQNPAMQWMWNSVFISLATMFLVCATSSLAGYVLAKKRFYGQRILFAIFIAAMALPKQVVLVPLVRIVNFMGIHDTLAAVILPLVGWPFGVFLMKQFSENIPTELLESAKIDGCGEIRTFWSVAFPIVKPGFAALAIFTFINTWNDYFMQLVMLTSRQNLTISLGVATMQAEMATNYGLIMAGAALAAVPIVAVFLIFQKSFTQGITMGAVKG; this is encoded by the coding sequence ATGCAAACTAAAAAAATGAATGTTTTTAAGGTGGTATCAGGCTTTGTTCTGGCCATACTAACCATCCTCTTTGTCTTTCCTTTCTATTGGATTTTGACAGGAGCTTTCAAATCTCAACCAGCAACGATTGTCATTCCGCCAGAATGGTGGCCAAAAATGCCAACAGTTGAAAACTTTCAGCAATTGATGGTGCAAAATCCAGCCATGCAATGGATGTGGAATAGTGTTTTCATTTCGCTTGCGACCATGTTTCTGGTCTGCGCCACTTCTTCTTTGGCAGGATATGTTTTGGCCAAGAAGCGGTTCTATGGTCAACGGATTCTTTTTGCAATCTTCATTGCGGCCATGGCTTTGCCTAAGCAAGTAGTGCTGGTACCACTAGTGCGTATTGTGAATTTCATGGGAATTCACGATACCTTGGCTGCGGTAATCTTACCGTTAGTTGGCTGGCCTTTCGGAGTTTTTCTAATGAAGCAGTTCAGTGAAAACATTCCGACAGAACTTCTTGAGTCTGCTAAAATCGACGGTTGTGGCGAAATTCGGACTTTCTGGAGTGTTGCTTTCCCGATTGTCAAACCGGGCTTTGCGGCTCTAGCTATTTTTACCTTTATCAATACTTGGAACGACTACTTTATGCAGTTGGTTATGTTGACATCTAGACAGAATCTGACAATATCTCTCGGGGTTGCGACCATGCAGGCTGAAATGGCAACCAACTATGGTCTAATTATGGCTGGAGCTGCTTTGGCTGCAGTGCCAATTGTGGCAGTCTTCCTCATCTTCCAAAAATCCTTCACACAAGGAATCACTATGGGAGCTGTTAAAGGATAG
- a CDS encoding N-acetylneuraminate lyase yields MKNMTKYQGVIPAFYACYDEDGEISPERTRALVEYFIAKGVQGLYVNGSSGECIYLSVEDRKRVLEEVMKVAKGRLTIIAHVACNNTKDSVELARHAESLGVDAVAAIPPIYFRLPEYSVAQYWNDISAAAPNTDFVIYNIPQLAGVALTPSLYKEMLKNERVIGVKNSSMPVQDIQTFVALGGEDHVVFNGPDEQFLGGRLMGATAGIGGTYGAMPELFLKLNQLIADKELERAKELQYAINEIIGKLTSAQGNMYAVIKGVLEINEGLIIGSVRSPLTPVKESDRPIVEEAAQLIRQTKEQFL; encoded by the coding sequence ATGAAAAATATGACCAAATACCAAGGTGTCATTCCTGCTTTCTATGCCTGCTATGACGAGGACGGTGAAATCAGCCCGGAGCGGACTCGCGCTTTAGTGGAATATTTCATCGCCAAGGGCGTGCAAGGTCTTTATGTCAACGGTTCCTCAGGCGAGTGTATCTATCTGAGCGTGGAAGATAGAAAACGGGTTCTAGAAGAAGTGATGAAAGTTGCTAAGGGGCGTCTGACCATCATTGCACATGTGGCTTGCAACAATACTAAAGACAGCGTGGAGCTGGCTCGTCATGCGGAAAGTTTGGGTGTCGATGCTGTTGCAGCTATTCCTCCGATTTATTTCCGTTTGCCAGAGTATTCGGTTGCCCAGTATTGGAATGACATCAGTGCGGCGGCGCCTAATACTGATTTCGTGATTTACAATATTCCTCAGCTAGCTGGTGTAGCCTTGACTCCTAGCCTTTACAAGGAAATGCTCAAGAATGAGCGCGTGATTGGTGTGAAGAACTCTTCAATGCCAGTGCAGGATATTCAGACCTTTGTAGCTCTTGGGGGAGAAGATCATGTAGTCTTTAATGGTCCAGATGAGCAATTCTTAGGTGGCCGACTCATGGGTGCTACAGCCGGTATCGGTGGTACATACGGAGCTATGCCAGAGCTCTTCCTCAAACTCAATCAACTGATTGCTGACAAGGAATTGGAACGGGCTAAAGAGTTGCAATATGCGATTAATGAGATTATCGGAAAATTAACCAGCGCCCAGGGCAATATGTACGCTGTTATTAAGGGTGTTTTGGAAATTAACGAAGGCTTGATCATCGGTTCTGTCCGCTCTCCTCTGACACCAGTGAAGGAAAGCGATCGGCCAATTGTGGAAGAAGCTGCTCAGTTGATTAGACAAACCAAGGAGCAATTTTTATAA
- a CDS encoding V-type ATP synthase subunit F yields the protein MDKTSYKIAVVGNRDTILPFKLIGFQTFPVKEAQETVNTLRKLAREDFGIIYLTEDMAADIPETLAYYDQLEIPALVLIPTHKGSTGLALSRIHENVEKAVGQDIL from the coding sequence ATGGACAAGACTAGCTACAAGATTGCGGTCGTGGGGAATCGCGATACTATTCTCCCTTTTAAGCTGATTGGTTTTCAGACCTTTCCAGTGAAGGAAGCTCAAGAGACGGTCAATACCCTGCGAAAGCTAGCCCGCGAAGATTTCGGCATTATCTATCTGACGGAGGATATGGCTGCGGATATTCCAGAAACCCTGGCCTACTATGACCAGCTGGAGATTCCTGCTCTTGTGCTCATTCCTACCCATAAGGGGAGCACGGGACTGGCTCTGTCGCGGATTCATGAAAATGTCGAAAAGGCCGTTGGACAGGACATATTGTGA
- a CDS encoding V-type ATP synthase subunit I, whose translation MAISQMRQLSLLLPKELLDQLLFYLQGLESVQIHDLRQEEGWQAAFEQALVGRPDQQLSQPDLLSRQEKLERLIADLEPFMPKKKLLESLKEEPLELSFAALEQAGKARDEIALLEGISKQLKVLQEAKGQIEADRLEVAALERWEPLELTPQAAATFSHLGALIGTIPNTDDDALRLTLGAHPDLKFQEVFTDDTEHGVLIFYKTGSLEEVRKILKEYGFKPFEYDHAEPPAERVAQLKANIRQQEAVADAMTKSLAASKNELDQLKVQLDYLCNLSSRQESKNQLASTQNLAALEGWIESNQVQALEACLTEQFGQSILIQTREIREGEEDKVPTKLKNNALVEPFELVTEMYSLPKYGDKDPTPVVSLFYFVFFGMMVADIGYGLLLFVGTSLALHFLHVKPGLAKNLRFFRLLGVAVTIWGLVYGSFFGFELPFALISTSSDAMTILVISVVFGFVTVLAGLFLSGLKNMRLKDYVEAYNTGFAWVLILLGLLLLALGNFFPSLAFAATIGQWLAIINALGILVVSIVSAKSLAGLGSGLFNLYNVSGYVGDLVSFTRLMALGLSGASIGSAFNLIVSLFPPVARFSIGILLFIALHLVNMFLSFLSGYVHGARLIFVEFFGKFYDGGGKPFTPLKPSEKYVQQSKK comes from the coding sequence ATGGCCATTAGTCAAATGCGGCAGCTGTCTCTGCTTCTTCCCAAGGAACTGCTGGATCAGCTTCTCTTTTACCTACAGGGTTTAGAGTCGGTTCAGATTCATGACCTGCGGCAGGAAGAGGGCTGGCAGGCAGCCTTTGAGCAGGCTTTAGTCGGCCGGCCAGATCAGCAGCTATCTCAGCCGGATTTGCTCAGTCGTCAAGAAAAGCTCGAGAGACTGATTGCAGATCTAGAGCCCTTTATGCCAAAAAAGAAACTGCTGGAATCCTTAAAAGAAGAGCCTTTGGAATTATCCTTTGCTGCTTTGGAGCAGGCAGGGAAGGCTCGGGATGAGATTGCGCTATTAGAAGGAATCAGCAAGCAGCTTAAGGTCTTACAAGAGGCCAAAGGTCAGATAGAAGCTGACCGTTTGGAAGTGGCTGCGCTGGAGAGGTGGGAGCCGCTGGAGCTAACACCGCAAGCAGCTGCGACTTTCAGCCATCTGGGAGCTTTGATTGGAACGATTCCCAATACCGATGACGATGCTCTGCGTCTGACTCTGGGAGCACATCCTGACCTCAAGTTTCAGGAAGTCTTTACCGATGATACGGAGCACGGGGTTCTTATTTTTTACAAGACAGGCTCTCTGGAAGAAGTTCGCAAAATCTTGAAAGAATATGGCTTTAAGCCTTTTGAGTATGACCATGCGGAACCGCCTGCTGAGCGGGTAGCCCAGCTCAAAGCCAATATTCGACAGCAGGAGGCGGTGGCAGATGCTATGACCAAGAGTCTGGCAGCTTCTAAGAACGAGTTGGATCAGCTCAAGGTTCAGCTTGACTATCTCTGCAATCTCTCTTCCCGCCAAGAAAGTAAGAACCAGTTAGCCAGCACACAAAATCTGGCGGCTTTGGAAGGTTGGATCGAAAGCAATCAAGTTCAAGCTCTTGAGGCTTGCTTGACGGAGCAGTTCGGCCAGAGCATTCTCATCCAGACCAGAGAAATCCGAGAGGGCGAGGAAGATAAGGTTCCGACCAAGCTTAAAAACAATGCCTTAGTGGAGCCTTTCGAGCTAGTGACGGAGATGTATTCCCTGCCTAAGTATGGTGATAAGGATCCAACCCCTGTCGTTTCCCTATTTTATTTTGTATTCTTTGGCATGATGGTTGCCGACATTGGCTACGGCCTCTTACTCTTTGTGGGCACTAGCCTGGCGCTGCACTTCTTGCATGTCAAGCCGGGACTGGCTAAGAATCTGCGATTCTTCCGCCTGCTGGGCGTAGCAGTCACCATCTGGGGACTGGTTTATGGTTCATTCTTTGGCTTTGAACTGCCTTTCGCTCTCATTAGCACCAGTTCCGACGCCATGACGATTCTGGTTATTTCGGTCGTCTTTGGCTTTGTTACAGTGCTGGCTGGCCTCTTCCTCAGCGGTCTGAAAAATATGCGCCTCAAGGATTATGTAGAAGCTTATAATACAGGCTTTGCTTGGGTGTTGATTTTACTGGGCCTGCTACTCTTGGCCTTGGGAAATTTCTTCCCATCCTTGGCCTTTGCAGCAACGATTGGTCAGTGGCTGGCTATCATCAATGCTCTGGGGATACTGGTAGTATCCATTGTCAGTGCTAAGAGCTTGGCAGGATTGGGGTCAGGTCTCTTTAATCTCTACAATGTCAGCGGTTATGTGGGAGATCTTGTCAGCTTTACGAGGCTGATGGCTCTGGGGCTTTCGGGGGCTAGCATTGGCTCGGCCTTTAACCTGATTGTCAGCCTCTTTCCACCTGTCGCTCGCTTTAGCATTGGCATTCTGCTCTTTATTGCCCTGCATTTGGTCAATATGTTTCTATCTTTTCTGTCCGGCTATGTGCACGGAGCGCGTTTGATTTTCGTGGAATTCTTCGGGAAGTTCTACGACGGTGGCGGCAAGCCTTTCACTCCGCTCAAACCTAGTGAAAAATACGTTCAGCAAAGCAAGAAATAA
- a CDS encoding ROK family protein, whose protein sequence is MKHYVAIDIGGTNIKYGLINEAETLVEAHEMPTEAHKGGPGIMQKVESIVASYLEKGPLAGICISSAGMVDPDKGEIFYAGPQIPNYAGTQFKKVLEEKFSLPCEIENDVNCAGLAEAMSGSGKGAKIALCLTIGTGIGGCLVVDGQVFHGFSNSACEVGYLHLPDGAFQDVASTTALVNYVAELHGEETEHWNGRRIFKEATEGNKLCIEGIDRMVGYLGQGIANICYVVNPEVVILGGGIMGQEAILRPRIQAALQDALVPSIADKTKLAFAHHQNTAGMFGAYYHFKNRQV, encoded by the coding sequence ATGAAACACTATGTTGCTATTGATATTGGCGGTACCAATATCAAGTATGGCTTAATCAACGAGGCGGAAACCTTGGTGGAAGCACATGAAATGCCGACAGAGGCCCACAAAGGTGGCCCGGGAATTATGCAAAAGGTTGAAAGCATTGTTGCAAGCTATTTAGAAAAAGGACCTCTGGCTGGAATTTGTATTTCTTCGGCTGGTATGGTGGATCCAGACAAGGGTGAAATTTTCTATGCTGGGCCGCAGATTCCTAATTACGCCGGGACCCAGTTCAAAAAAGTATTGGAAGAAAAATTTTCCTTACCTTGTGAGATTGAAAATGATGTCAACTGTGCTGGTCTGGCGGAGGCTATGTCGGGCAGTGGCAAGGGAGCGAAAATCGCCCTTTGTTTGACGATCGGTACAGGGATTGGAGGCTGTCTGGTCGTAGATGGTCAAGTTTTCCATGGCTTTAGTAACTCTGCCTGTGAAGTTGGGTACCTGCATCTACCGGACGGAGCTTTCCAAGATGTGGCGTCTACAACTGCTCTGGTCAACTATGTGGCTGAGCTACACGGAGAAGAAACAGAGCATTGGAATGGCCGGCGGATTTTCAAAGAAGCAACTGAAGGCAATAAGCTCTGTATCGAGGGCATCGATCGCATGGTTGGCTATCTGGGTCAAGGAATTGCCAATATCTGCTATGTTGTTAATCCGGAAGTTGTTATTCTAGGAGGCGGCATCATGGGACAAGAAGCTATTCTTAGACCGCGTATTCAGGCGGCTTTGCAGGACGCCTTGGTTCCAAGTATTGCTGATAAAACCAAACTAGCCTTTGCTCATCATCAAAATACTGCGGGTATGTTTGGAGCCTACTATCATTTCAAAAATAGACAAGTTTAA
- a CDS encoding YhcH/YjgK/YiaL family protein codes for MIFDQLENLVRYRGIHKNIDTAIDYLLSHDVSNLNSGRYEVDGDRVFFFLQENTLSQQQEESFEFHQKYLDLHFLLEGHELIQYGCQIREVQEAYDEGRDIGFVVCEQTYPLLLDGFNFAAFLPEEAHQPNQFAGREETVKKCVFKVLLD; via the coding sequence ATGATTTTTGATCAATTAGAGAATCTCGTTCGCTATCGAGGGATTCACAAAAATATCGATACAGCCATTGATTATCTCCTGAGTCACGATGTATCTAATCTAAACTCAGGGCGCTATGAAGTAGATGGTGATAGGGTCTTCTTCTTTTTGCAGGAAAATACTCTCAGTCAGCAGCAAGAGGAAAGCTTTGAATTTCACCAGAAATACTTGGACTTGCACTTTCTTTTGGAAGGGCATGAACTAATCCAATATGGCTGTCAGATTAGAGAAGTTCAGGAAGCCTATGATGAAGGTCGAGATATTGGTTTTGTTGTTTGCGAACAGACTTATCCGCTCTTATTAGACGGTTTCAATTTTGCTGCTTTTTTGCCAGAAGAAGCCCACCAGCCCAATCAATTTGCTGGCAGAGAAGAGACAGTTAAAAAGTGTGTATTTAAAGTTTTGTTGGATTAA
- a CDS encoding DUF624 domain-containing protein: MDKRGSRLIETIFDTDNFFMQICEKILDLATVNLLFLLTSLPLLTIGIAKLSLYQTLFEIKGGRRVKVTAVYIKAFRENWQLGFKLGLLELMLSAISIFDLLLIWGQEALPFQILKVACFALLIFTTALFLCVYPLAGRFEQSLIGGLQTSLVLLSLNFPWFFLMIAILVAILTVLLSSGLLLLLGLSLLILIGFAGLAFTQITVLEKIFAKYERP; the protein is encoded by the coding sequence ATGGATAAAAGAGGTAGCCGATTGATAGAGACTATTTTTGATACGGATAATTTCTTTATGCAGATTTGTGAGAAAATCCTTGATTTAGCGACTGTAAACTTGCTTTTTCTGCTGACATCTCTGCCTCTTCTAACCATTGGTATTGCGAAGCTAAGCCTCTATCAAACTCTTTTTGAGATCAAAGGCGGTCGTCGTGTAAAAGTAACGGCTGTCTATATCAAGGCCTTCCGAGAAAATTGGCAGTTGGGCTTCAAATTGGGTCTGCTGGAGCTGATGCTGTCTGCTATCAGTATTTTTGACCTCCTTCTTATCTGGGGGCAGGAGGCTCTGCCTTTTCAAATACTGAAAGTTGCCTGCTTTGCTCTTCTTATCTTTACAACAGCACTCTTTTTGTGTGTTTATCCACTGGCTGGCCGATTTGAGCAGTCTCTCATAGGTGGGTTACAGACTAGTCTAGTTTTGCTCAGTCTTAACTTTCCTTGGTTTTTCCTGATGATAGCAATTCTAGTAGCTATTTTGACAGTGCTTCTTAGTTCAGGACTTCTGCTTTTACTAGGGCTGTCGCTCCTTATTTTAATCGGTTTTGCTGGATTGGCCTTCACGCAGATTACTGTTTTAGAGAAGATTTTTGCCAAATACGAAAGGCCTTAA